The following coding sequences are from one Schizosaccharomyces osmophilus chromosome 1, complete sequence window:
- the gmh4 gene encoding Golgi alpha-1,6-galactosyltransferase Gmh4, whose amino-acid sequence MNLGRLLSRRAKYLSIFVVVLLLFCLYSFKSLTYTTSKRNGFQQPIQSKNTIRKDPNSILMLVLSNDQISDNPKFLEKLLLDRKEYAQRHGYQLVHKKDRDIERKYGTQNTWSLVTAIRETLYEHPEASWIWVLDPRAVIMNTGESLKEAIMNPEQLSNSFLRNFPVDPLKPHIRTRNKMDLEEIKLITTNDYNGISIRSFLLKNDDFAPFLLDSWNEPLFKMYKSEPELAERSALSHLLEIHPTIMENVALVSPKVLNSYTDSAVNLNYQEGDFLVLSNCENAASCERFFDTYVKQRRPYNPNKKKPYN is encoded by the exons ATGAACTTGGGTCGTTTGCTTTCACGAAGAGCTAAATATCTGAGCATCTTTGTCGTGGTTTTGCTGCTTTTTTGCCTATATTCCTTCAAATCACTGACATATACTACTTCCAAACGAAATGGTTTTCAACAACCTATTCAATCCAAAAATACAATCCGGAAGGATCCCAATTCTATCTTGATGCTTGTTTTAAGCAACGATCAAATTTCGGATAATCCCAAATTCCTCGAAAAGCTCCTTTTGGACAGAAAAGAGTATGCTCAGCGTCATGGCTATCAGCTCGTACACAAGAAAGATCGTGACATTGAACGCAAATATGGTACACAAAACACATGGAGCCTTGTCACTGCTATCAGGGAAACGTTATACGAGCATCCTGAAGCTTCTTGGATTTGGGTATTAGATCCAAGGGCCGTCATTATGAATACAGGAGAATCACTTAAAGAGGCTATAATGAATCCTGAACAACTTAGTAATAGCTTTTTGCGCAATTTTCCCGTTGATCCATTAAAACCTCATATTCGTACACGCAACAAAATGGAtcttgaagaaattaaacTTATTACAACAAATGATTATAATGGAATTAGCattcgttcttttcttctcaaaAACGATGACTTCGCGCCATTTTTACTTGATTCTTGGAATGAGCCCCTATTTAAAATGTATAAATCGGAACCGGAATTAGCCGAAAGATCTGCGTTGTCTCATCTGTTAGAAATTCATCCAACCATTATGGAAAATGTGGCACTTGTTTCTCCTAAAGTACTAAACTCCTATACTGACTCTGCTGTTAATTTGAATTATCAAGAAGGAGATTTCTTGGTGCTCAGCAATTGCGAGAATGCGGCATCTTGCGAGCGCTTTTTTGA TACTTATGTTAAGCAACGAAGACCTTATAATCCCAATAAGAAGAAGCCCTATAACTAA
- a CDS encoding adenosylhomocysteinase — translation MSLQNYKVADISLAAFGRKELEIAENEMPGLMAIREKDAQSQPLKGARIAGCLHMTIQTAVLIETLVALGAEVTWSSCNIYSTQDHAAAAIAATGVPVFAWKGETEEEYIWCIEQQLKSFPSGQPLNMILDDGGDLTALVHERHPELLVNIRGISEETTTGVHHLYQMFHENKLKVPAINVNDSVTKSKFDNLFGCKESLVDGIKRATDVMIAGKVGVVAGFGDVGKGCATSLRNQGARVIVTEVDPINALQAAMDGFEVTTMEEAVKEGQIFVTTTGCRDIILGEHFMAMREDSIVCNIGHFDVEIDVAWLKENAKDCVNIKPQVDRYELSNGRHIILLADGRLVNLGCATGHPSFVMSCSFANQVLAQIALWTDNQSYPLGVHMLPKKLDEEVARLHLGKLNVKLTELTPVQSKYLGIASEGPYKANHYRY, via the coding sequence ATGAGTCTTCAAAATTATAAGGTTGCTGATATTTCTCTCGCTGCCTTTGGCCGCAAGGAACttgaaattgctgaaaatgAGATGCCTGGTTTGATGGCTATTCGCGAAAAGGACGCTCAATCCCAGCCTTTGAAGGGAGCGAGAATTGCTGGATGTCTTCACATGACTATCCAAACTGCCGTCCTTATTGAGACTTTGGTTGCTTTGGGCGCTGAAGTTACCTGGTCTTCTTGTAACATTTATTCTACTCAAGATCACGCCGCTGCTGCCATTGCTGCTACTGGTGTCCCCGTCTTTGCTTGGAAAGGTGAAACTGAAGAGGAATACATTTGGTGTATTGAACAACAATTAAAGTCTTTCCCCAGTGGACAACCTTTGAACATGATTTTGGATGATGGTGGTGACTTGACTGCTCTTGTTCATGAGCGTCATCCTGAACTTCTTGTTAATATTCGCGGTATTTCTGAGGAAACTACTACTGGTGTTCACCACTTGTACCAGATGTTCCACGAGAACAAACTTAAGGTTCCTGCCATCAATGTCAACGACTCCGTCACTAAGTCTAAGTTTGATAACCTCTTTGGTTGCAAGGAATCTTTAGTTGATGGTATTAAGCGTGCCACTGATGTAATGATTGCCGGAAAGGTTGGTGTTGTTGCCGGATTCGGTGATGTTGGTAAGGGTTGTGCCACTTCTCTTCGCAATCAAGGTGCTCGTGTTATCGTCACCGAGGTTGATCCCATTAATGCTCTCCAAGCTGCCATGGATGGTTTTGAAGTTACCACTATGGAAGAGGCTGTCAAGGAAGGTCAAATTTTCGTCACTACCACTGGTTGCCGTGACATTATCCTTGGTGAACATTTCATGGCTATGCGCGAAGACTCTATTGTTTGCAACATTGGTCACTTTGACGTCGAAATTGATGTTGCCTGGTTGAAGGAGAATGCTAAGGATTGTGTCAACATTAAGCCTCAAGTTGACCGTTATGAATTGAGCAATGGACGCCATATTATCCTTTTGGCTGATGGTCGTCTTGTCAACCTTGGTTGCGCTACTGGACATCCCTCTTTTGTCATGTCTTGCTCTTTCGCTAACCAAGTCCTTGCTCAAATTGCTTTGTGGACCGACAATCAAAGCTACCCTCTTGGAGTGCACATGCTTCCCAAGAAATTGGATGAGGAAGTCGCTCGTTTGCACTTGGGTAAGCTTAATGTTAAGCTTACTGAACTTACTCCCGTCCAATCTAAATATTTGGGTATTGCATCTGAAGGTCCTTACAAGGCCAACCACTACCGTTATTAA